The Micropterus dolomieu isolate WLL.071019.BEF.003 ecotype Adirondacks linkage group LG22, ASM2129224v1, whole genome shotgun sequence genome contains a region encoding:
- the LOC123962059 gene encoding neuroepithelial cell-transforming gene 1 protein-like isoform X2: MLDHFTKMRPPLQRGSSFTFLTPGTPWDFSLKRKRKEKEDDTVSLSSFHLKEPSNKRVRPLAKVTSLVNMMSPSKNGAVRRFGQTIQSISLRGDAKSPGMSLKASIKTAGPTPTKRRNSTLWSETLDVHQKSTFSTKEIKRQEAIHELYRGEQDLIEDLQLARKVYHDPMLKLSIMTEKELAQIFGDLDAYIPLHEDLLMKLTEGTGPDGTINQIGQIVIDWLPGLNAYKVYCSNQLAAKALLDQKKQDWPVQDFLQRCLESPFSRKLDLWSFLDIPRSRLVKYPLLLREILRHTPPDHPDVPSLERAITIIQEILSDINMRNGECECQYYIDKLEYLDDKQRDPLIDNCKILLCHGELRNKSGSRLHVFLFSELLVLTRPVTRNDRSCFQVYRQPIPVRDLALEDLQDGEIRMGGSFRGAFTNGEKAKNVFRVSSLDPSHGQSHTLHVNDVYHKQQWLNCLRSAMTQQQGAPPNIQQGEAVRAKRRSSTISATYGEETDENCRPVSGPKLRPQTLSKTRLDQKLQGSLKRKQTGV; the protein is encoded by the exons ATGT tggatcacttcacaaaaaTGAG ACCTCCACTGCAGAGAGGCAGCTCCTTCACCTTTCTCACTCCTGGGACTCCGTGGGACTTCAGTCTA AAGAGAAAGCGCAAAGAGAAGGAGGACGACACAGTCAGTCTGTCCAGCTTCCACCTCAAG GAACCCAGTAACAAGCGTGTGCGACCCCTGGCCAAAGTTACATCCCTGGTCAACATGATGTCTCCTTCAAAGAATGGAGCAGTGAGGCGCTTTGGCCAGACCATCCAG TCAATATCATTACGTGGTGATGCCAAGTCACCAGGGATGTCCCTCAAAGCCAGCATCAAGACAGCAGGTCCCACTCCCACTAAACGCAGAAACAGCACTCTGTGGTCTGAGACGCTGGACGTCCATCAGAAGAGCACATTCTCCACCAAAGAGATCAAGAGACAAGAG GCAATTCATGAGCTTTACAGGGGAGAGCAGGATCTCATCGAAGATCTCCAACTTGCGCGGAAG GTATACCATGATCCAATGCTAAAGCTCTCCATCATGACAGAGAAGGAACTAGCTCAAATATTTGGGGACCTCGATGCATACATCCCCTTACATGAGG ACTTATTGATGAAACTGACTGAGGGAACTGGCCCCGATGGAACAATCAATCAGATTGGACAGATAGTTATAGACTGG CTGCCTGGCCTGAATGCTTACAAAGTCTACTGCAGCAACCAGCTTGCAGCCAAAGCCCTGCTGGACCAGAAAAAGCAGGACTGGCCGGTCCAGGATTTCCTGCAGCGCTGCTTGGAGTCCCCCTTCAGCAGGAAGCTGGACCTCTGGAGCTTCTTAGACATCCCACGTTCACGCCTGGTGAAATACCCACTGCTGCTGCGAGAGATCCTCAGACACACTCCTCCTGATCACCCAGATGTACCCAGTCTGGAGAGAGCT ATTACTATAATCCAGGAGATTCTGTCTGATATCAACATGAGAAACGGGGAGTGTGAGTGCCAGTACTATATAGACAAACTGGAATATCTGGATGATAAGCAGCGGGACCCTCTCATAGACAACTGCAAGATCCTACTTTGTCATGGAGAGCTGCGGAACAAGAGTGGCTCG AGGCTGCATGTGTTCCTCTTCTCTGAGCTCTTGGTTCTGACCCGACCGGTGACCCGGAACGACAGGAGCTGCTTCCAGGTGTATCGACAGCCTATTCCAGTCCGTGACTTGGCTCTAGAGGACCTGCAGGATGGAGAGATTCGCATGGGGGGGTCCTTCAGAGGGGCTTTTACCAATGGAGAGAAAG CTAAGAACGTTTTTCGTGTAAGCTCTCTAGATCCATCCCATGGCCAGTCCCACACCCTGCATGTCAACGATGTCTACCACAAGCAGCAGTGGCTCAACTGTCTACGTTCTGCGATGACCCAACAACAGGGGGCTCCGCCTAACATTCAGCAGGGAGAAGCTGTCAGAGCTAAGCGTCGCTCCTCCACCATCTCAGCCACCTATGGCGAGGAGACAGACGAGAACTGTCGGCCTGTCTCTGGCCCTAAACTCAGGCCTCAGACACTGTCCAAAACCAGACTGGACCAGAAGTTACAAGGCTCACTAAAGAGGAAGCAGACTGGAGTGTAG
- the LOC123962059 gene encoding neuroepithelial cell-transforming gene 1 protein-like isoform X1 has protein sequence MEENEEVCGRTVENNKRKLRRMSSRTSITSHISAAEPSPKILRRNNSKKPPLQRGSSFTFLTPGTPWDFSLKRKRKEKEDDTVSLSSFHLKEPSNKRVRPLAKVTSLVNMMSPSKNGAVRRFGQTIQSISLRGDAKSPGMSLKASIKTAGPTPTKRRNSTLWSETLDVHQKSTFSTKEIKRQEAIHELYRGEQDLIEDLQLARKVYHDPMLKLSIMTEKELAQIFGDLDAYIPLHEDLLMKLTEGTGPDGTINQIGQIVIDWLPGLNAYKVYCSNQLAAKALLDQKKQDWPVQDFLQRCLESPFSRKLDLWSFLDIPRSRLVKYPLLLREILRHTPPDHPDVPSLERAITIIQEILSDINMRNGECECQYYIDKLEYLDDKQRDPLIDNCKILLCHGELRNKSGSRLHVFLFSELLVLTRPVTRNDRSCFQVYRQPIPVRDLALEDLQDGEIRMGGSFRGAFTNGEKAKNVFRVSSLDPSHGQSHTLHVNDVYHKQQWLNCLRSAMTQQQGAPPNIQQGEAVRAKRRSSTISATYGEETDENCRPVSGPKLRPQTLSKTRLDQKLQGSLKRKQTGV, from the exons atggaagaaaatgaagaagTTTGTGGAAGGACGGTGGAAAACAATAAGCGTAAACTTCGCAGGATGTCATCGAGGACGTCCATTACCAGTCACATCAGCGCAGCAGAGCCTTCTCCAAAAATACTCCGGAGAAATAACTCCAAGAA ACCTCCACTGCAGAGAGGCAGCTCCTTCACCTTTCTCACTCCTGGGACTCCGTGGGACTTCAGTCTA AAGAGAAAGCGCAAAGAGAAGGAGGACGACACAGTCAGTCTGTCCAGCTTCCACCTCAAG GAACCCAGTAACAAGCGTGTGCGACCCCTGGCCAAAGTTACATCCCTGGTCAACATGATGTCTCCTTCAAAGAATGGAGCAGTGAGGCGCTTTGGCCAGACCATCCAG TCAATATCATTACGTGGTGATGCCAAGTCACCAGGGATGTCCCTCAAAGCCAGCATCAAGACAGCAGGTCCCACTCCCACTAAACGCAGAAACAGCACTCTGTGGTCTGAGACGCTGGACGTCCATCAGAAGAGCACATTCTCCACCAAAGAGATCAAGAGACAAGAG GCAATTCATGAGCTTTACAGGGGAGAGCAGGATCTCATCGAAGATCTCCAACTTGCGCGGAAG GTATACCATGATCCAATGCTAAAGCTCTCCATCATGACAGAGAAGGAACTAGCTCAAATATTTGGGGACCTCGATGCATACATCCCCTTACATGAGG ACTTATTGATGAAACTGACTGAGGGAACTGGCCCCGATGGAACAATCAATCAGATTGGACAGATAGTTATAGACTGG CTGCCTGGCCTGAATGCTTACAAAGTCTACTGCAGCAACCAGCTTGCAGCCAAAGCCCTGCTGGACCAGAAAAAGCAGGACTGGCCGGTCCAGGATTTCCTGCAGCGCTGCTTGGAGTCCCCCTTCAGCAGGAAGCTGGACCTCTGGAGCTTCTTAGACATCCCACGTTCACGCCTGGTGAAATACCCACTGCTGCTGCGAGAGATCCTCAGACACACTCCTCCTGATCACCCAGATGTACCCAGTCTGGAGAGAGCT ATTACTATAATCCAGGAGATTCTGTCTGATATCAACATGAGAAACGGGGAGTGTGAGTGCCAGTACTATATAGACAAACTGGAATATCTGGATGATAAGCAGCGGGACCCTCTCATAGACAACTGCAAGATCCTACTTTGTCATGGAGAGCTGCGGAACAAGAGTGGCTCG AGGCTGCATGTGTTCCTCTTCTCTGAGCTCTTGGTTCTGACCCGACCGGTGACCCGGAACGACAGGAGCTGCTTCCAGGTGTATCGACAGCCTATTCCAGTCCGTGACTTGGCTCTAGAGGACCTGCAGGATGGAGAGATTCGCATGGGGGGGTCCTTCAGAGGGGCTTTTACCAATGGAGAGAAAG CTAAGAACGTTTTTCGTGTAAGCTCTCTAGATCCATCCCATGGCCAGTCCCACACCCTGCATGTCAACGATGTCTACCACAAGCAGCAGTGGCTCAACTGTCTACGTTCTGCGATGACCCAACAACAGGGGGCTCCGCCTAACATTCAGCAGGGAGAAGCTGTCAGAGCTAAGCGTCGCTCCTCCACCATCTCAGCCACCTATGGCGAGGAGACAGACGAGAACTGTCGGCCTGTCTCTGGCCCTAAACTCAGGCCTCAGACACTGTCCAAAACCAGACTGGACCAGAAGTTACAAGGCTCACTAAAGAGGAAGCAGACTGGAGTGTAG
- the LOC123962165 gene encoding ankyrin repeat and SOCS box protein 13-like produces MEITRARPSLYGEIAHGLGFWTDRSAVHEAAAQGRALQLKQLIEGGAAVNIVAVDSITPLHEACIQGQTQCVRLLLDAGAQVDARNIDGSTPLCDACAAGSLECVKLLLEYGATVNPPLFTFSPLHEACMGGNSDCVQLMIDQGAFMEAHDCHYGTPLHVACARQHYDCAKVLLNAGANVNAAKLHETALHHAAKTKNTDLIDLLVEFGGNVYARDNLNKKPIHYTSVDSPSYLCLEFYEKNPLSLQQISRVAVRVTLGTRAREVSKLNLPNRIISFLSYLPPPVIDIESPMENSV; encoded by the exons ATGGAGATCACTCGGGCCAGACCGTCATTGTATGGAGAAATCG CTCATGGTCTTGGATTCTGGACGGACCGCTCAGCAGTGCATGAGGCCGCTGCACAGGGCAGGGCCCTCCAGCTGAAGCAGCTGATCGAAGGAGGTGCAGCAGTTAATATCGTGGCAGTCGACTCCATCACCCCCTTGCATGAGGCGTGCATACAGGGACAGACCCAATGCGTCAGACTGCTGCTAGATGCTGGTGCACAG GTGGATGCTCGTAACATCGATGGCAGCACTCCGTTGTGTGATGCCTGTGCCGCTGGTAGCCTGGAATGtgtgaagctgctgctggagtATGGAGCAACAGTTAATCCTCCACTGTTTACCTTCTCACCTCTTCATGAGGCTTGCATGGGAG GTAATTCAGATTGTGTTCAGCTCATGATTGATCAAGGAGCTTTCATGGAGGCCCATGACTGCCACTATGGGACGCCGCTTCATGTAGCCTGTGCGAGGCAACATTATGACTGCGCCAAAGTTCTCCTCAATGCAG GGGCAAATGTGAATGCTGCCAAGCTACATGAAACGGCCCTTCATCATGCAGCCAAAACAAAGAACACTGACTTGATTGATCTACTTGTCGAGTTTGGGGGGAACGTGTACGCCCGGGATAACCTGAACAAAAAACCAATCCACTACACCAGCGTCGATTCTCCCTCTTATCTCTGCCTTGAGTTCTATGAGA aAAACCCCCTCAGTCTACAGCAGATCAGCAGAGTGGCTGTGAGAGTGACTCTTGGCACCAGAGCACGTGAAGTTTCCAAGCTGAACTTGCCCAATCGCATCATAAGTTTTCTTTCTTACTTGCCACCTCCAGTTATTGACATTGAATCACCTATGGAAAACAGTGTTTAG